Proteins encoded within one genomic window of Bradyrhizobium sp. 186:
- a CDS encoding sugar ABC transporter permease produces MNGDKERRATSAPLDRADERVRHDAGLAGAMRAFLDRVRSGDLGALPVVIGLVIICTAFQSLNPVFLSSNNLVNLLFDCSTVGVIALGIVCVLMVGEIDLSVGSVSGFASAMVGVLWVNMEWPAWLAILAALVVGGAIGALYAVLFNRFGMPSFVSTLAGLLAVLGLQLYLLGSTGSINLPYGSPLVNFGQTLVMPPAVAYTLAAVTGAVIFATAFRTAARRKQAGLSARSLGSLLLRAIVITIILELIVYYLNRDRGVPWMFGLFVALVVAMNYALTRTKWGRSMNAVGGNREAARRAGINVRQTYMTAFVLCATFAAAGGILSAARLASASQQAGTGDVNLNAIAAAVIGGTSLFGGRGSAYSALLGIIVIQSIASGLTLLDLSSSLRYMITGAVLAVAVIVDSLARRSRMSHGRA; encoded by the coding sequence GTGAACGGCGACAAGGAACGTCGCGCAACGTCGGCGCCGCTCGATCGCGCCGACGAGCGGGTTCGCCACGATGCGGGTCTTGCCGGCGCCATGCGCGCCTTCCTGGACCGGGTCCGCTCCGGCGATCTCGGCGCGCTTCCGGTCGTGATCGGACTCGTGATCATCTGCACGGCGTTCCAGAGCCTCAATCCGGTTTTCCTGTCGAGCAACAATCTCGTCAACCTGTTGTTCGACTGTTCGACGGTGGGGGTGATCGCGCTCGGAATCGTCTGCGTCCTGATGGTCGGCGAAATCGATCTGTCGGTCGGCTCGGTCAGCGGTTTCGCTTCGGCCATGGTCGGCGTGCTCTGGGTCAACATGGAATGGCCGGCCTGGCTCGCGATCCTCGCGGCGCTCGTCGTCGGAGGAGCCATTGGCGCGCTCTACGCGGTGTTGTTCAACCGCTTCGGGATGCCGAGCTTCGTCTCGACACTGGCGGGCCTGCTCGCGGTTCTGGGCCTGCAGCTTTATCTTCTGGGCTCGACCGGATCGATCAATCTGCCGTACGGCTCGCCGCTGGTGAATTTCGGCCAGACGCTGGTCATGCCGCCTGCGGTCGCCTACACGCTGGCTGCGGTGACCGGCGCGGTGATCTTCGCAACGGCCTTTCGAACGGCCGCCCGCCGCAAGCAGGCTGGTCTGTCGGCGAGATCGCTGGGCAGCCTGTTGCTCCGCGCCATCGTGATCACGATCATCCTCGAGCTCATCGTCTATTATCTCAACCGGGATCGCGGCGTGCCCTGGATGTTCGGTCTGTTCGTCGCCCTTGTCGTCGCGATGAACTATGCGTTGACGCGGACCAAGTGGGGACGCTCGATGAATGCCGTCGGGGGCAACCGGGAGGCGGCGCGCCGCGCAGGCATCAACGTGCGTCAGACCTACATGACGGCCTTCGTGCTATGCGCGACCTTCGCGGCCGCTGGCGGCATCCTTTCGGCGGCGCGTCTGGCGTCCGCGAGCCAGCAGGCCGGCACCGGCGATGTCAATCTCAACGCCATCGCAGCCGCCGTGATCGGCGGAACCAGCCTGTTCGGCGGTCGCGGCAGTGCTTATTCCGCGCTGCTTGGCATCATCGTAATCCAGTCGATCGCCAGCGGTCTGACGCTGCTCGATCTGTCATCTTCGCTCCGGTACATGATCACCGGCGCCGTGCTGGCCGTCGCCGTCATCGTCGACTCGCTGGCCCGCCGCTCGCGCATGTCGCATGGCCGGGCCTGA
- a CDS encoding FGGY-family carbohydrate kinase: protein MPEKHFVGIDVGTGSARAAVFDEIGTLLGSAKADIALWHEAGQIVEQSSNDIWRAVCACVQDAVRQAGIPTQSIAGIGFDATCSLVVLGPGGEPLPVGPSGDPERNIIVWMDHRAVAQARRINAAGEVVLKYVGGAISPEMETPKLLWLAENLPRTFQSAWQFMDLADFLTYKATGSLTRSVCTVTCKWTYLAHERRWDETYFRRVGLGALADEAFRRIGTEIADGGTPLGSGLTAAAAAQLGLIPGTPVAAGLIDAHAGGVGTVGARGEPGNLLTRMAYVFGTSACTMSSTNEGAFVPGVWGPYFSAMVPGLWLNEGGQSAAGAAIDHLVRMHPAAEEASKLAQADGIGLSNWLSLEAERQGRASAAVDLIGDLHVVPEFIGNRSPFADPDARGLIAGLGMDNGLESLVALYLAGMCGLGYGARQIVRSLREKSVPIDTIVVSGGAGQSALARQLLADTTGQIVAATASPEPVLLGSAMLGAVASRHYPDIIDAMSAMSAISTLYRPDPASAEPHERRFRAFEMLQQTARSIRFGEY from the coding sequence ATGCCCGAAAAGCATTTCGTCGGCATCGACGTCGGCACGGGCAGTGCGCGCGCCGCCGTGTTCGATGAGATCGGCACGTTGCTCGGTTCCGCCAAAGCGGACATTGCGCTGTGGCACGAGGCAGGCCAGATCGTCGAGCAGTCCAGCAACGACATCTGGCGGGCCGTGTGCGCCTGCGTGCAGGATGCGGTGCGTCAGGCCGGCATTCCAACGCAATCGATTGCGGGCATCGGCTTCGACGCGACGTGCTCGCTTGTGGTGCTGGGGCCGGGGGGCGAGCCGCTGCCTGTAGGCCCCTCTGGCGACCCCGAGCGCAACATCATCGTCTGGATGGACCATCGTGCTGTCGCACAGGCGCGCAGGATCAACGCGGCAGGAGAGGTGGTCCTCAAATATGTTGGTGGCGCCATCTCGCCGGAGATGGAAACGCCGAAGTTATTGTGGCTCGCTGAAAACCTGCCACGGACTTTTCAATCGGCGTGGCAGTTCATGGATCTGGCCGACTTCCTGACCTACAAGGCCACAGGGAGCCTGACGCGATCGGTCTGCACGGTGACATGCAAGTGGACTTATCTCGCCCATGAACGGCGCTGGGACGAGACTTATTTCAGAAGGGTTGGTCTCGGTGCGCTGGCCGACGAGGCTTTTCGTCGGATCGGGACCGAGATCGCGGACGGAGGCACGCCTCTCGGCAGCGGTCTGACCGCCGCCGCGGCCGCGCAACTTGGCTTGATACCGGGAACACCGGTCGCCGCGGGGCTGATCGACGCCCATGCCGGCGGTGTCGGAACGGTGGGCGCGCGTGGCGAGCCGGGAAACCTGCTGACGCGCATGGCCTATGTATTCGGCACGTCGGCCTGCACGATGTCGTCGACCAATGAAGGAGCCTTCGTACCGGGGGTGTGGGGGCCGTATTTCTCCGCGATGGTGCCGGGCCTGTGGTTGAACGAAGGCGGTCAGTCCGCGGCCGGCGCCGCGATCGATCATTTGGTCCGCATGCATCCCGCCGCAGAGGAGGCTTCGAAACTGGCGCAGGCCGATGGGATCGGCCTTAGCAATTGGCTGTCGCTTGAGGCGGAGCGACAAGGCAGGGCTTCGGCCGCGGTCGATCTCATCGGCGATTTGCATGTCGTGCCTGAATTCATCGGCAACCGTTCGCCGTTTGCCGATCCCGACGCCCGTGGATTGATCGCCGGTCTCGGGATGGACAACGGCCTCGAGAGCCTTGTCGCGTTGTATCTCGCCGGCATGTGCGGGCTCGGCTACGGGGCGCGACAGATCGTGCGGTCGCTCCGCGAGAAGAGCGTGCCGATCGACACGATCGTCGTCAGCGGTGGTGCGGGCCAGAGCGCGCTGGCGCGTCAGCTTCTGGCAGACACGACGGGACAAATCGTGGCGGCGACAGCCTCACCCGAGCCTGTGCTTCTCGGGTCCGCCATGCTGGGCGCCGTGGCGTCAAGGCACTATCCTGATATCATCGACGCGATGTCGGCCATGTCGGCAATCAGCACACTCTATCGGCCCGACCCAGCCTCGGCTGAACCGCACGAGAGGCGATTCAGAGCATTCGAGATGCTGCAGCAGACCGCAAGATCCATCAGGTTTGGCGAGTACTGA
- a CDS encoding nuclear transport factor 2 family protein translates to MNRLSIIAVTTASLILGIPLTVASAVGQQNAQQTPEVEGVNAANQVFIAAISARDISAMDKVWAHEPYATFVGPLSTTIVVGWDGIRKAWEMRFSQFDRA, encoded by the coding sequence ATGAACCGACTAAGTATCATTGCTGTCACGACAGCATCGCTAATTCTGGGAATTCCGCTAACTGTAGCGAGTGCGGTCGGCCAACAAAATGCTCAACAGACTCCGGAAGTCGAGGGCGTCAACGCTGCGAACCAAGTCTTCATTGCGGCGATATCGGCACGTGACATCAGCGCAATGGACAAAGTTTGGGCGCACGAACCCTACGCAACATTCGTGGGTCCCCTCAGCACAACAATTGTGGTTGGTTGGGACGGCATCAGGAAGGCTTGGGAGATGCGCTTCAGCCAGTTTGACCGCGCGTGA
- a CDS encoding AraC family transcriptional regulator, whose protein sequence is MEPDLELVQIRPGESFAAWSHGYPFRTVRWHFHPEYELHMVAATTGRYFVGDFIGDFAPGNLVLTGPNLPHNWVSDIPPGTSIPLRCRIIQFSEEFVDGAIKALPELAALQPVLESSRRGVLFSSETSRQLSPLLEETMHANGVRRIELFMLIAGVLSRARGSRMLASASYLPDPSGYMSAGINKALAYLRKHLTKPFSEMDLAEIAGQTTSTFSRAFRQHTGMSLMQYIKRLRINLACQILMSDEQASIASICYEVGYNNLSNFNRQFLAEKGMTPSEFRRLLLDNINAPKAA, encoded by the coding sequence ATGGAGCCGGATCTTGAACTGGTCCAGATAAGGCCGGGGGAGTCGTTTGCCGCCTGGTCCCACGGTTATCCTTTCCGCACCGTACGATGGCATTTTCACCCTGAGTATGAGCTGCATATGGTGGCGGCGACCACCGGTCGCTATTTCGTCGGCGACTTCATCGGCGATTTCGCGCCCGGCAACCTGGTGCTGACCGGGCCCAATCTGCCGCACAATTGGGTCAGCGACATTCCGCCGGGAACCAGCATTCCGCTGCGCTGCCGCATCATCCAGTTCAGCGAGGAGTTCGTCGACGGCGCCATCAAAGCTCTGCCGGAACTGGCCGCGCTGCAGCCGGTACTGGAATCGTCCCGGCGCGGCGTGCTGTTCAGCAGCGAAACCAGCCGGCAGCTGTCGCCGCTGCTCGAAGAGACCATGCATGCCAACGGCGTGCGCCGCATCGAGTTGTTCATGCTGATCGCCGGCGTGTTGAGCCGCGCACGGGGATCGCGCATGCTGGCCAGCGCCAGCTATCTGCCCGATCCGTCCGGCTATATGTCCGCGGGCATCAACAAAGCGCTCGCCTATCTCCGCAAGCATCTGACCAAGCCGTTCAGCGAGATGGATCTCGCCGAAATCGCAGGCCAGACCACAAGCACCTTCTCGCGTGCGTTCCGCCAGCACACCGGCATGTCGCTGATGCAATATATCAAACGGCTGCGCATCAATCTTGCTTGCCAGATTCTGATGAGCGATGAGCAGGCCTCGATCGCAAGCATCTGCTACGAGGTCGGCTACAACAATCTGTCGAATTTCAACCGACAATTCCTCGCCGAAAAGGGAATGACGCCATCAGAGTTTCGGCGGCTGCTGCTCGACAACATCAACGCGCCCAAAGCTGCATGA
- a CDS encoding sugar ABC transporter substrate-binding protein, with product MTRPSLNGVGMTALALCALAGGSAFAQNAKVSGATVAFLMPDQASTRYEEHDRPGFVAEMSKLCPTCKVLYQNADANASRQQQQFNSVISQGAKVIVIDPVDSTAAASLVKQAQGQGVKVIAYDRPIPSTPADFYVSFDNKAIGKAIAKSLVEHLKTTNVPTDDVGVLEINGSPTDAAAGLIRDGIHDGLAGSGYKTLAEYDTPDWAPPKAQQWASGQITRFGKKIVGVVAANDGTGGAAIAALKAAGVNPVPPVTGNDATIAGLQLIIAGDQYNTINKPSEVVAAAAANVAVQLLAGEKPKSETTLFNTPSQLFTPTLVTADNLKAEIVDKRINGKPIQTPEVLCAGRYAEGCKKLGITK from the coding sequence ATGACACGACCATCATTGAACGGAGTCGGGATGACGGCGCTGGCCTTGTGCGCCCTGGCTGGCGGCTCCGCTTTCGCTCAGAACGCCAAAGTGTCGGGGGCCACGGTCGCTTTTCTGATGCCGGACCAGGCTTCGACGCGCTACGAAGAACACGATCGCCCCGGTTTCGTAGCTGAGATGAGCAAGCTGTGCCCGACCTGTAAGGTGCTCTACCAGAATGCCGACGCCAATGCGTCGCGCCAGCAGCAGCAGTTCAATTCCGTCATTTCGCAGGGCGCCAAGGTGATCGTCATCGACCCCGTCGATTCCACCGCCGCGGCGTCGCTGGTGAAGCAGGCCCAGGGCCAGGGCGTGAAGGTCATCGCCTATGACCGGCCGATCCCGTCCACGCCGGCGGACTTCTACGTGTCTTTCGACAACAAGGCGATCGGCAAGGCGATCGCCAAATCGCTGGTCGAGCATCTGAAGACGACCAACGTGCCGACCGACGATGTCGGCGTACTGGAGATCAACGGCTCACCGACCGATGCCGCGGCCGGGCTGATCAGGGACGGCATCCATGACGGTCTGGCTGGCAGTGGGTACAAGACGCTCGCCGAGTACGACACGCCGGATTGGGCGCCGCCGAAGGCGCAGCAGTGGGCCAGCGGCCAGATCACCCGTTTCGGAAAGAAGATTGTGGGCGTCGTGGCCGCCAACGACGGCACCGGCGGCGCCGCGATCGCCGCGCTCAAGGCCGCCGGCGTCAATCCAGTGCCGCCGGTCACCGGCAACGACGCCACGATCGCCGGCCTTCAACTCATTATCGCCGGCGACCAATACAACACCATCAACAAGCCAAGCGAGGTCGTCGCCGCCGCGGCAGCCAATGTGGCCGTCCAATTGCTCGCGGGGGAGAAGCCAAAATCTGAAACCACGCTGTTCAACACGCCCTCGCAGCTGTTCACGCCGACCCTGGTCACGGCCGACAACCTCAAGGCCGAGATCGTCGACAAGCGGATCAACGGCAAGCCGATCCAGACCCCCGAGGTGCTCTGCGCGGGCCGCTATGCAGAAGGCTGCAAGAAACTCGGCATCACCAAGTAG
- a CDS encoding acetolactate decarboxylase: MATAFAATGEIRGAGYVLRYAGSIREAIMMGKRDAVLDLRMLKGTSHLWGLGALGGLTGEITIADGLSLLARVGTDRSIQVTEGYDGDAKICVWAEVPSWQITPVPPDIRTYSELETFVGDAGKKAGLSQAFPFVVTGRPKQIAFHVVDAKPDALPGTDAHQAIQIPFEVHRSEATPVGFWSSQHEGIFTPKGSKIHVHFQSRDNKASGHVQALDLTQS; encoded by the coding sequence ATGGCGACTGCCTTCGCAGCAACGGGTGAAATCCGCGGAGCGGGTTATGTTCTCCGCTACGCTGGCTCTATTCGCGAGGCGATCATGATGGGCAAACGTGATGCAGTCCTCGACCTTCGGATGCTGAAAGGAACCTCACATCTCTGGGGTCTGGGAGCGCTTGGAGGATTAACCGGCGAAATCACCATTGCCGACGGCCTGTCGCTGCTCGCCCGTGTTGGAACCGATCGTTCCATCCAAGTGACCGAAGGCTATGATGGCGACGCGAAGATTTGCGTCTGGGCTGAAGTTCCTTCCTGGCAGATTACGCCGGTGCCGCCGGATATCAGGACCTATTCAGAACTTGAGACATTTGTCGGCGACGCTGGGAAAAAGGCCGGGTTGAGCCAAGCCTTCCCCTTCGTCGTGACGGGAAGACCGAAACAGATCGCTTTCCATGTCGTCGATGCCAAGCCCGACGCCCTCCCCGGCACGGATGCTCATCAAGCGATCCAGATCCCGTTTGAGGTTCATCGATCAGAGGCAACGCCGGTCGGCTTCTGGTCGAGCCAGCACGAGGGAATCTTCACACCGAAAGGGTCGAAGATACATGTCCATTTTCAGTCGAGGGACAACAAAGCTTCAGGTCATGTTCAAGCTCTTGATTTGACGCAGAGCTAA
- a CDS encoding metalloregulator ArsR/SmtB family transcription factor, whose amino-acid sequence MSSTGPKQTIFAGLAEVAQALGHAHRLELLEHIAQGSRSVEDLSARAKLSFANTSRHLQILRRARLVDTERRGKHVLYRLAGDSEVVELMRALGRVGERNVAEVNRIMTDYFHARDALEAVSRKDLVCRLRDGLVTVLDVRPEDEFALGHLPGALNIPLGKLEHRLAELPADREIIAYCRGPYCVLSFEAVAALRTRGYHVRRLEDGYPEWKAAGLPIEATA is encoded by the coding sequence GTGTCAAGCACCGGACCAAAGCAGACGATTTTCGCCGGCCTGGCTGAAGTGGCCCAGGCGCTTGGCCACGCCCACAGGCTGGAACTGCTGGAGCACATCGCCCAGGGATCGCGGAGCGTCGAAGATCTATCCGCGAGGGCCAAATTGAGCTTTGCCAACACCTCGCGTCACCTGCAGATCCTGCGGCGCGCGCGCCTTGTCGATACCGAGCGTCGCGGCAAGCACGTGCTGTACCGGCTGGCCGGCGATAGTGAGGTGGTCGAGCTGATGCGCGCGCTCGGGCGCGTGGGCGAGCGCAATGTGGCCGAGGTCAATCGCATCATGACCGACTACTTCCACGCGCGCGATGCGCTGGAGGCTGTGTCGAGAAAGGATCTGGTCTGCCGGCTGCGTGATGGCCTTGTCACGGTTCTCGACGTGCGGCCCGAAGATGAGTTTGCGCTCGGACATCTTCCCGGCGCCCTCAACATCCCACTTGGCAAGCTGGAACATCGCCTGGCCGAACTTCCGGCGGACCGCGAAATCATCGCCTATTGCCGTGGCCCTTATTGTGTTCTCTCGTTCGAGGCGGTCGCGGCGCTTCGAACGCGAGGCTATCACGTCCGTCGGCTTGAGGATGGTTATCCCGAATGGAAGGCTGCGGGCTTGCCGATCGAAGCTACGGCCTGA
- a CDS encoding Crp/Fnr family transcriptional regulator, with protein sequence MLDEQTLERRSLARNEMLFRQGEKVTAIYFVEAGRLRLERQTFDGRSLVLGTTLSGKFFVEAALFADIFHCDAVATEPSRVCIYPTAAVLNALRADPANAMSFLSLVAHQVIDLRHRLEIMKVRSAKERVMLYLDLNAGPDGRTVDLRSQLQDIASELGLTREVLYRTLASLEQAGAIERAGARILLKRSLGS encoded by the coding sequence ATGCTAGACGAACAGACCCTCGAAAGACGCTCGCTCGCTCGAAATGAGATGCTGTTCAGGCAGGGCGAGAAAGTCACCGCTATCTATTTTGTCGAAGCGGGACGCCTGCGGTTGGAGCGACAGACATTTGACGGTCGGTCATTGGTCCTTGGCACGACATTGTCCGGCAAGTTCTTCGTTGAAGCGGCGCTTTTTGCGGACATCTTCCATTGTGACGCTGTGGCAACGGAGCCATCACGAGTGTGCATATATCCCACGGCCGCGGTGCTAAACGCGCTTCGTGCGGACCCGGCAAACGCCATGTCCTTCCTTTCCCTCGTGGCGCATCAAGTCATAGACCTGCGGCACCGTCTCGAGATTATGAAGGTTCGTTCCGCCAAAGAGCGCGTCATGCTCTACCTCGATCTCAACGCCGGGCCTGACGGCCGGACAGTCGATCTGCGAAGTCAACTTCAAGACATCGCCAGCGAGCTTGGCTTGACCCGCGAGGTTCTCTATCGGACGCTCGCCAGCCTTGAGCAAGCAGGGGCGATCGAACGCGCGGGTGCCCGCATCTTGCTCAAGAGATCGCTTGGCTCATGA
- a CDS encoding MBL fold metallo-hydrolase, producing the protein MIIRQFLHTEPVGISYLFGCGGRATVAVVDPIGDIEPYLRAAEAAGMRIHFVIDTHVHADHRSAGRQLAEASGAEYVLGSRAEVSFPFRGVRDEEVLALGNVAAKVLHTPGHTPEHICILVTDRTRGDEPWFVLTGHTLMVGDLGRTELAVSAEQGAKDLFQSVRRLKALPDHVEVLPGAYAGSVCGRRLSGKPWSTIGFEKRHNEAFRIDAQAEFIRFMLAEIPPAPPEAAALRAANAGATAAAA; encoded by the coding sequence ATGATTATCCGCCAATTCCTGCACACTGAACCCGTCGGCATCTCTTACTTGTTCGGCTGTGGCGGGCGCGCGACCGTCGCGGTCGTCGATCCCATCGGCGATATCGAGCCCTATCTGCGCGCGGCAGAAGCCGCCGGCATGCGCATCCATTTCGTCATCGATACCCATGTTCATGCCGACCATCGCTCGGCCGGCCGGCAACTCGCCGAGGCTTCCGGCGCGGAATATGTGCTCGGGTCGCGCGCAGAAGTTTCGTTTCCTTTCAGGGGCGTTCGCGACGAAGAGGTGCTTGCCCTCGGCAACGTCGCTGCGAAGGTGCTGCACACGCCCGGCCACACGCCGGAACACATCTGTATTCTAGTGACCGATCGTACCCGGGGCGACGAGCCCTGGTTCGTGCTGACCGGTCATACGTTGATGGTCGGCGACCTCGGCCGCACCGAACTCGCGGTCAGCGCGGAGCAGGGCGCGAAAGACCTGTTCCAAAGCGTCCGCCGCCTGAAAGCGCTGCCGGACCATGTCGAGGTTCTGCCCGGTGCCTATGCCGGCTCAGTATGCGGCCGTCGCCTGAGCGGCAAGCCCTGGTCGACCATTGGCTTCGAGAAGCGCCACAATGAGGCGTTCAGGATCGACGCGCAAGCCGAGTTCATCCGCTTCATGCTCGCCGAAATTCCACCGGCTCCACCCGAGGCCGCCGCATTGAGGGCTGCGAATGCCGGCGCGACGGCCGCAGCCGCCTGA
- a CDS encoding SDR family oxidoreductase translates to MTLTLSGKVAAITGAASGIGLECSRILLREGARVVLVDRDEDALKSACAILGPEAMPLTIDLTKPESVSHMMPRILDLAGQLDIFHANAGTYVGGDILDGDPDVWDRVLNLNVNAAFRSVHAVLPHMVARGTGDIIVTSSIAGLVPVVWEPIYTASKHAVQAFVHTVRRQVAKHGLRVGAVAPGPVVTALIKDWPKEKLDGELAAGGLMQPAEVAEAVLFMLTRPRNVTIRDLVILPQSNDL, encoded by the coding sequence ATGACTCTCACGCTGTCCGGAAAAGTGGCCGCCATCACGGGAGCGGCTTCAGGGATCGGTCTGGAATGCTCCAGGATTCTGCTGCGCGAGGGCGCGCGCGTCGTGCTGGTCGACCGTGACGAGGATGCCTTGAAGTCGGCCTGCGCAATCCTCGGCCCGGAGGCGATGCCGTTGACGATCGACCTCACCAAGCCTGAAAGCGTCAGCCATATGATGCCCCGGATACTGGACCTCGCAGGCCAGCTCGACATCTTCCACGCCAATGCGGGAACCTATGTCGGCGGCGATATCCTGGACGGCGATCCCGATGTCTGGGACCGCGTGCTGAACCTCAACGTCAACGCCGCCTTCCGCTCGGTACACGCCGTCCTGCCGCACATGGTCGCGCGCGGGACGGGCGACATCATCGTGACGAGCTCGATTGCCGGCCTGGTGCCGGTGGTCTGGGAGCCGATCTACACCGCTTCCAAGCACGCGGTTCAAGCCTTCGTGCATACGGTCAGGCGGCAGGTCGCCAAGCATGGGCTGCGCGTCGGCGCCGTAGCTCCGGGCCCCGTGGTCACGGCCCTGATCAAGGACTGGCCCAAGGAAAAGCTCGATGGCGAGTTGGCGGCTGGAGGCTTGATGCAGCCGGCGGAAGTGGCCGAGGCCGTGCTGTTCATGCTGACACGGCCGAGGAACGTCACCATCCGCGATCTCGTCATCCTGCCGCAGAGCAACGACTTGTAA
- a CDS encoding ATP-binding cassette domain-containing protein, translating into MTDLASQTNSQNGLVLSLRGISKNFGAVSALTNIDLDVHAGEVVALVGDNGAGKSTLVKILAGVHLPDSGTITFCGDIVVLDDPAASLRLGIATVFQDLALCENLDVVANIFLGRELDPWRLDEVAMEIRAWTLLNELSARIPSVREPVASLSGGQRQTVAIARSLLLEPKLILLDEPTAALGVAQTAEVLDLIERVRDRGLAVVMISHNMEDVRAVADRIVVLRLGRNNGIFHPDASNQELVSAITGASNNAVSRRAERRQASREHSGEPRP; encoded by the coding sequence ATGACCGACCTGGCGTCCCAAACCAATTCGCAAAACGGCCTGGTGCTCAGCTTGCGCGGCATTTCGAAAAATTTCGGCGCCGTCTCCGCCCTGACCAATATCGATCTGGATGTGCACGCCGGCGAGGTCGTCGCCCTGGTCGGCGACAACGGCGCCGGCAAGTCGACCCTGGTGAAGATCCTCGCCGGCGTTCATCTGCCGGATTCGGGAACGATCACCTTCTGCGGCGACATCGTCGTCCTCGACGATCCGGCCGCGTCGCTGCGGCTCGGTATCGCGACCGTATTCCAGGACCTGGCGCTGTGCGAGAATCTCGACGTCGTCGCCAACATTTTCCTCGGACGAGAGCTCGATCCATGGCGCCTCGACGAGGTGGCGATGGAAATTCGGGCCTGGACCCTGCTCAACGAGCTGTCGGCGCGCATCCCCAGTGTTCGCGAGCCGGTGGCCTCGCTTTCCGGGGGCCAGCGCCAGACGGTTGCCATCGCCCGTTCGCTGCTGCTCGAGCCGAAGCTGATCCTGCTCGACGAACCAACGGCTGCGCTTGGCGTGGCGCAGACCGCCGAGGTGCTCGATCTGATCGAACGCGTTCGGGATCGTGGTCTCGCCGTCGTGATGATCAGTCACAACATGGAAGACGTCCGCGCGGTCGCGGACCGGATCGTGGTGCTGCGGCTCGGACGCAACAACGGCATCTTCCATCCCGATGCATCCAACCAAGAACTCGTGAGCGCCATCACCGGCGCCTCGAACAACGCCGTGTCCCGCCGCGCAGAGCGGCGACAGGCCTCACGTGAACACTCAGGGGAGCCGCGGCCGTGA